One Longimicrobiales bacterium DNA window includes the following coding sequences:
- a CDS encoding CRTAC1 family protein has translation MSRVPLDARGKPAVRAAFLGSLLLIGACSAGEPPPQARDGSAEMVQRLSDLANGLDRRQSPFANEARVAALAARGPDGGLQGEMTYRGQLSEQLVYSGRFAEAADSLASLLHDIDGQGGRVPPEFRSVIADLEAMALLKWEEQEACVVQSQVSRCLVPVTGMASRPDDAPGHAAAERLEVLLSSDPDNLQNRWLLNVAYMLLGEYPQGVPPRWLVPLESFRDDYEMDRFPDVSGVLGIDDVGHAGGAILDDFDRDGDLDVVTSGWLLEDQMRYHENDGSGGFTDRTEAAGLTGFVGGLNMKHADFDNDGFLDILVLRGAWLSYGQPNSLLRNRGDGTFVDVTEAAGLLDAFSTQTADWGDFDNDGWVDLFIGNEASPGRRDGSQLFRNRGDGTFSDVTREMRLDVVGFVKGVTWGDIDNDGDLDLFVSLLGATNRLFRNDVTEAGKRLFVDVSESAGVTEPETSFPAWFWDYDNDGWLDLYVSGYRAQVSDIAAEILGQESDGAPPRLYHNEGNGTFSNATAAAALERVQYVMGSNYGDLDLDGYPDFYVATGDPAYESMMANRMFRNAEGALFQEVTTTGGFGHLQKGHAVSFGDADNDGDQDILVNMGGATQADRARNALFENPGNESRWLTLRLEGVRSNRAAIGARVRVTVEGGGRERTVHSRVTGGGSFGANSLQLEIGIGAASRIVSLEIDWPVSGETQRFEAVEMDSVYRVVEGAPTLERVEAQPFALGRSLAGN, from the coding sequence GCCGAGTTCCTCTCGACGCACGCGGGAAGCCCGCTGTTCGCGCGGCTTTCCTGGGGTCGCTGCTCTTGATCGGCGCATGCTCTGCGGGAGAGCCCCCGCCGCAGGCGCGGGATGGAAGCGCCGAGATGGTTCAGCGGTTGTCCGATCTCGCGAACGGGCTCGACCGCAGACAAAGTCCCTTCGCCAATGAGGCCCGAGTTGCAGCGTTGGCCGCGCGCGGTCCCGACGGGGGGCTTCAAGGGGAAATGACCTACCGAGGCCAGCTCTCAGAGCAACTCGTGTATTCCGGGCGTTTCGCTGAGGCTGCGGACAGTCTCGCTTCTTTGCTCCACGACATCGATGGACAAGGAGGTCGAGTGCCACCGGAGTTCCGAAGCGTCATCGCGGACCTCGAGGCGATGGCACTGCTGAAATGGGAAGAGCAGGAAGCTTGTGTGGTTCAATCACAGGTGTCGCGTTGCTTGGTGCCTGTCACAGGGATGGCCAGTCGTCCGGATGATGCTCCTGGACACGCCGCTGCCGAACGCCTCGAGGTGCTCCTGTCGTCGGACCCGGACAATCTTCAGAATCGCTGGCTTTTGAATGTTGCGTACATGCTGCTGGGCGAATATCCACAGGGAGTCCCGCCGCGTTGGTTGGTTCCGCTGGAGTCGTTTCGAGACGACTACGAGATGGACCGCTTTCCGGATGTATCAGGCGTGCTCGGCATCGACGACGTGGGGCATGCAGGCGGAGCGATTCTGGACGACTTCGATCGCGACGGAGACTTGGATGTCGTTACGTCGGGCTGGTTGCTCGAGGACCAGATGCGCTATCACGAGAACGACGGTTCGGGTGGTTTCACCGACCGTACAGAGGCTGCCGGGCTTACCGGGTTTGTCGGCGGACTCAACATGAAACATGCCGACTTCGACAACGACGGCTTTCTGGACATCCTCGTTCTGCGCGGTGCCTGGCTCTCCTATGGCCAGCCTAATTCACTTCTTCGTAACCGTGGTGACGGCACCTTTGTCGATGTCACGGAGGCTGCAGGGCTTCTGGATGCATTCTCGACGCAAACGGCCGATTGGGGTGATTTCGACAACGACGGATGGGTCGATCTCTTCATTGGGAACGAGGCATCTCCTGGGCGGAGGGACGGGAGCCAACTCTTTCGAAACCGCGGTGATGGCACATTCTCGGACGTGACCCGTGAGATGCGTTTGGACGTCGTTGGCTTTGTGAAGGGGGTCACGTGGGGAGACATCGACAACGATGGCGATCTCGATCTCTTCGTGTCTCTGTTGGGGGCCACTAATCGACTGTTTCGCAACGATGTGACGGAAGCTGGCAAACGTCTGTTCGTGGATGTTTCGGAGTCGGCAGGTGTCACTGAGCCGGAGACCAGTTTCCCTGCCTGGTTTTGGGATTATGACAATGATGGATGGCTGGACCTCTACGTCTCTGGATATCGGGCCCAGGTCTCTGACATAGCTGCGGAGATCCTAGGACAGGAGTCCGACGGTGCACCACCTCGGCTCTATCACAACGAGGGGAACGGAACGTTCTCTAACGCCACTGCGGCGGCGGCACTAGAACGCGTCCAGTACGTCATGGGCTCGAACTACGGGGATCTCGATTTAGATGGTTATCCCGATTTTTATGTGGCCACTGGTGATCCGGCATACGAGTCGATGATGGCGAATCGGATGTTCAGGAACGCTGAAGGAGCCCTCTTCCAAGAGGTCACCACCACGGGGGGCTTTGGCCATCTGCAAAAAGGGCACGCCGTTTCGTTTGGTGACGCGGACAACGACGGCGACCAAGACATACTGGTCAACATGGGAGGGGCGACACAGGCGGATCGCGCGCGCAACGCGCTCTTCGAAAATCCAGGAAATGAGAGTCGGTGGCTTACGCTACGCCTCGAGGGTGTTCGCTCGAACCGGGCAGCGATTGGGGCGCGGGTGAGAGTCACGGTAGAAGGAGGGGGGCGTGAGCGAACCGTACATTCTCGTGTGACCGGTGGAGGGAGCTTCGGCGCGAACAGCTTGCAGCTCGAGATCGGTATTGGTGCTGCCAGCCGGATCGTATCGCTCGAAATCGACTGGCCGGTAAGTGGTGAGACTCAGCGGTTCGAGGCCGTGGAGATGGACTCGGTGTACCGGGTGGTAGAGGGTGCCCCCACGTTAGAACGCGTCGAGGCCCAGCCGTTTGCCCTAGGTAGATCCCTAGCGGGCAATTGA